The genomic segment AAAAATATTGTTGCCTTCCATTTCATATTTGCTGACAAAGATAATAAAAAAATTCGTGCAATAGAATTGCATAAGTTATTTTTTGTTTTATGAACGTCATTATTAGCTAAATCAACGATATACCTTGGGTGATAATTGATTTTGAACAATGGATTTCATTGCTATCTGACTAATTTTATTATCTTTGTCATTGTAGTATTACAATGGAAATTTAATCAAAAGGAGTGTAATAAGCACCATTACTAAATCGTTACCTACAGCGATTGCCACTCTTATAAACTACACACTATAAGCTACTTTAGCAATTTTTAAAGTTTTTTTGTAAAAAAAATAAGGGTATTAGTGTTAATGGTACACTAATACCCTTGTGTGGTAATGATGTAGTGATTGTAGCAAAAAATTAACGTTCCATTAGGAATTCGGACAGGTTTTTGTCGGTTGGAAGCCCCAGTTTTTTGCGTAATCGATACCGTCGAATTTCAACACCTCTGGTACTGATGTTCAGAAGCGAGGCGATTTCTTTACTGGACATATTGAGTCTTAAATAGGCGCATAGTTTTAGATCATTGGGTACGAGATCTGGAAATTCCTGTTTCAATTTCTTGAAGAAATTTTCATGTGATTCATTAAAGCTCTTTTCAAAAATATGCCAGTCTCGATCATCGTTGTGTGCATCTTCGATTAGCTTATTAATCTTTTTTAATTCGTCCGAACTCAGTTTATTGCCTTCGGCATCCTTTAGTTGTTTCAGCTGGTTATGCAGATTGTTTAACATTTCGTTTTTATAAACAATATTCAGAGCAGCATTGGCGAGCTCTTTACTCTTTAGATTGAGCTGATCTTCGAGCTGTTGATTTTTAAGCTTGATCCATTCTTTTTCTTTTTGCTCTGCTTCCCTTTCAAGTGCGATTTTCTTTTCCTCCAGCCATTTCCGCCTCACCTGAAATTGCCTTTTGCGTTCCCGTTGTAGATTGAACTGATAAATTAGGTAAATGATTCCGATCATTGAAAGGGTATAGATCGCTTTTGCCCACCACGACAGGTACCAGGGGTGTTCGATAGTAAAAGAAAGCATTTGTGTTTCGGATACTAATCCCGAATTGGTCCTAGCTCTTATTTTGATCTGGAAGTCACCATACGGGAGGTTGGTGAAATCTTGGTATGCTGTCTCACTCCATTCGGACCATTTGTCTGAATAGCCTTCTAAGTAGTATTGGTACTGCACAGGGGAGGACGAATAATACGGGCTGGAAAAACTGATCCTGAGGTTATTTTCAGAGGGGGATAGTTTAAATTCGGCGTTGGGAATAATCAGGGTTCCTGTGGCTAGATTCGTCAACTGTGCTACTTGCGGAGCAGGTAATATCCGGCTGGCGTTTTGGCCAGTATGGCGGTATATGGCAAAACCATCGTCAAGGCCGATGAGATAGTACTGATTTTCGATCGGAAGGATATTTTCAAAATTGCTCATCATACGGTCCTGTAGCGGACTGAGCAGATTGGAATCTATTTTAAGTTTGCCTTTGCTATCGAAATCTACTTTGGCTATTTTAGTTTTTTGGATAAACCAGTAGCTGTTGGTACTGATCGGAATAATCTTGTTTGCGTTTTTATAACTGCCCAAAGCTTTATTTAATTCATTGGCATACTTAAAACGTTTGACAATGTTGTCGAACTCCATAAACCCACTATCCGTCGCAAATACAACATTATTCTCCAAGGTATATATCCCCATGAACTGCCTTCTTGTAGTGAGGCTATCCTGGGTCGATGAAAATTGAATTTGAGCCAGCTCGTATCCCGCATCAAAATTGAGCAGTTGAACTTGTCCCCAATCACCGATCCAAAAAGAATAGTTATCTTTTTGGGCCAGAAAGCGGACAGGTTCTTTGAGTGAAGCGAATTGTTTTACAAATTTAAGCTGTATTCCGTCAAAAGTAAATTTAGATAAACCCGTATAATTGCCCTGAAGAATATTCTTTGTGCCGAATATGGGTTTGAAAACCCACCCACCGGTAATCTGTGATATTTTTTCCAGTCTTCCATTGGATAACTTAAACGTACCGTCATTGTGACCGCAGATGAGCTCTTCGCCAAATATTGCTAATGTCCATACCTGGCCTTTAGAATTTGGAACCTGTGTAAAATTCAGTGAATTGTAATTATTTAATCCATTCCATTTACTGACAAACAAACCTTTATTTGTTCCCAGATAAATGCTGCCTCTGTAGATTACCGATGTGTATACGGTGCCGATTTCACCAGCAAAATCGGTGTAGAAGGATAGGGACGAATTGACTTCAATACGGTCAATGCCATTATCCAGACCGACCCAGATGTTCTGCTGCTTATCTTTGGTGATGCTTAACACCGTATTATTTTGAAGTCCGTTATTTTTATTAATATGCTGGACGACTTCTCCTTTTTTATTGATGATAATCACACCATTCTGAATCGTACCGAATGCATACTGCCCGTCATATAAATAAATCCCGTTATTGATCTGAGATTGGCTCAGGAGGGCGTTTGCGGGAACTGACCATGGTGCAATATTGCCCAGCATATCCATCAGGTAAAGCCCACTCAGGGAAGTAGCGACCAGAGAGTAAGTTTTGTCAAAAGGCAATATGGCCAATACATTTTTGTCCTTTA from the Sphingobacterium thalpophilum genome contains:
- a CDS encoding helix-turn-helix and ligand-binding sensor domain-containing protein translates to MISKKYSLSYIFWLCAFIIFSPNAGRGQSIIPTGTPFVKQYKKSEYKAGNQNWALAVDQEGRIYSANTEGLLRFDGQYWRLHPLPNHSTVRSVAVGKEGNIYTGGRGEFGYWTTKGFGDMTYHSLSKLVKDKIYFPKEEIWKIIVDNKRVFFHTFSKCYIWENNSIRSLTAEGEPFLFPHKVGKQLFFEQLPSGLHEFKEGKLIPVKGKGILKDKNVLAILPFDKTYSLVATSLSGLYLMDMLGNIAPWSVPANALLSQSQINNGIYLYDGQYAFGTIQNGVIIINKKGEVVQHINKNNGLQNNTVLSITKDKQQNIWVGLDNGIDRIEVNSSLSFYTDFAGEIGTVYTSVIYRGSIYLGTNKGLFVSKWNGLNNYNSLNFTQVPNSKGQVWTLAIFGEELICGHNDGTFKLSNGRLEKISQITGGWVFKPIFGTKNILQGNYTGLSKFTFDGIQLKFVKQFASLKEPVRFLAQKDNYSFWIGDWGQVQLLNFDAGYELAQIQFSSTQDSLTTRRQFMGIYTLENNVVFATDSGFMEFDNIVKRFKYANELNKALGSYKNANKIIPISTNSYWFIQKTKIAKVDFDSKGKLKIDSNLLSPLQDRMMSNFENILPIENQYYLIGLDDGFAIYRHTGQNASRILPAPQVAQLTNLATGTLIIPNAEFKLSPSENNLRISFSSPYYSSSPVQYQYYLEGYSDKWSEWSETAYQDFTNLPYGDFQIKIRARTNSGLVSETQMLSFTIEHPWYLSWWAKAIYTLSMIGIIYLIYQFNLQRERKRQFQVRRKWLEEKKIALEREAEQKEKEWIKLKNQQLEDQLNLKSKELANAALNIVYKNEMLNNLHNQLKQLKDAEGNKLSSDELKKINKLIEDAHNDDRDWHIFEKSFNESHENFFKKLKQEFPDLVPNDLKLCAYLRLNMSSKEIASLLNISTRGVEIRRYRLRKKLGLPTDKNLSEFLMER